The Desmonostoc muscorum LEGE 12446 genome includes a region encoding these proteins:
- a CDS encoding helix-turn-helix domain-containing protein: MSRPFKIEIAESEAELKKRLQTANVGNQKEKLMMLWWIKNGQVHEQQEIGKRLALDTSTVTRWLQRYRVGGLDELLEIKKAPGAKRKIDEVAIAALTEELKTGKGFSSYGAIVEWLKKEQGLEVEYATVYALVRYKLGAKLKVPRPQSHKQDEKLVSEFKKNSVSLSRG, encoded by the coding sequence ATGAGCCGCCCTTTTAAGATTGAAATTGCAGAAAGCGAAGCAGAACTAAAGAAACGTCTACAAACAGCCAACGTAGGAAACCAGAAAGAAAAACTGATGATGCTGTGGTGGATAAAAAACGGGCAGGTTCATGAACAGCAAGAAATTGGAAAACGCTTGGCTCTAGATACATCAACTGTCACAAGGTGGTTACAAAGATATAGAGTCGGTGGACTAGATGAATTATTAGAAATTAAAAAAGCTCCGGGAGCAAAACGAAAAATTGATGAGGTAGCGATCGCGGCACTAACAGAGGAGTTAAAAACAGGAAAAGGCTTTAGTAGCTATGGTGCAATAGTGGAGTGGTTAAAAAAAGAACAGGGGCTGGAAGTAGAGTATGCAACAGTATATGCGTTAGTGAGATATAAATTAGGAGCAAAACTCAAAGTACCACGTCCGCAAAGCCATAAGCAGGATGAGAAGTTAGTATCTGAGTTTAAAAAAAACTCGGTATCATTATCGAGAGGCTAG
- a CDS encoding IS630 family transposase: MCQDETRVGLKTLTGKVITAPGVKPTVAVKWERENFWIYGAIEPLTGQHFQQEYPQLNGDYFQQFLDWLSQQLGSDYAILQIDQAPAHISSAINWPENIIPLLQPPHAPELNPIERLWQFLKKSLKNELFSDLQDLRTRLQQLFEQLTSEQVISISSYNFILEALFYAASY, encoded by the coding sequence CTGTGTCAGGATGAAACCAGGGTGGGATTAAAAACTTTAACGGGAAAAGTAATTACGGCCCCTGGAGTCAAACCAACTGTAGCGGTGAAATGGGAAAGAGAAAATTTTTGGATTTATGGTGCAATTGAACCATTAACAGGACAACATTTTCAGCAAGAATACCCGCAGCTCAATGGTGACTATTTTCAACAGTTTTTAGACTGGTTATCGCAACAATTAGGTTCAGATTATGCAATTTTACAAATAGACCAAGCTCCTGCTCATATCAGTAGTGCGATTAATTGGCCTGAAAATATTATTCCCCTGCTGCAACCACCTCATGCTCCTGAGCTTAATCCCATTGAAAGGCTGTGGCAGTTTCTCAAAAAATCTCTCAAGAATGAACTGTTTTCTGACTTGCAAGACTTACGCACTCGCCTACAACAATTGTTCGAGCAATTAACATCTGAACAGGTGATTTCCATCTCTTCTTATAACTTTATTTTAGAAGCTCTTTTCTATGCAGCTTCATATTAA
- a CDS encoding GGDEF domain-containing protein has translation MRHLSLTDELTGLYNRRGFFLLTQQQVKLAHRRQKPCCLLFVDIDGLKEINDTFGHEVGDRVIVDTAELLKQTYRDSDIIARLGGDEFVVFMPESSDHTNGIAARLQANVDFFNQNQGRSYHLSMSVGVQQCVLNKDVSLEKLLLQADKSMYQQKRAKGSSIKQFC, from the coding sequence ATTAGACACTTATCTCTAACAGATGAATTAACTGGACTGTACAATCGACGAGGCTTTTTTCTACTTACACAGCAGCAAGTAAAACTCGCTCATCGCCGACAAAAGCCCTGTTGTCTGTTATTTGTAGATATCGATGGATTGAAGGAAATCAATGATACATTTGGACACGAAGTTGGAGATCGTGTAATTGTTGACACAGCAGAGCTACTAAAACAAACTTATCGAGATTCTGACATTATTGCCCGATTGGGAGGTGATGAGTTCGTCGTATTCATGCCTGAATCTTCAGATCATACGAATGGAATTGCTGCTCGCCTACAAGCAAACGTTGATTTCTTTAATCAGAATCAAGGTAGAAGCTATCATCTATCAATGAGTGTTGGAGTTCAACAATGTGTTCTAAATAAAGATGTTTCATTGGAAAAACTGTTATTGCAGGCAGATAAGTCAATGTACCAGCAAAAACGCGCCAAGGGAAGTTCCATCAAGCAATTTTGTTAA
- a CDS encoding sensor histidine kinase: MNINPTESTIELTQLSPPQILFGTEVDKKSSSEQFLLSMYDSVQASIFVVDVLEDGDFRYVALNPTHERWIGIRSDDLRGKKPEDILSPIDAARVRQRYADCVLFGKTISYEQCLQFQGISTWWSTTLTPLRDTNSRIYRLIGTSSNITHVKEAEKGVELQAQREQLLEAIAGRIHQSIELETILHQTTQELREFLKSDRVLIYRFGADSNGVVIAESTVANSDRLLGKNITDPCFGSKYRENYTQGSIQVIEDIHAAGLHPCHIDFLASLQVRANLVVPIFFKQDVWGLLIAQHCHQPRQWQDIETDLLKQLATQIGVAIQQAELHQQLNDLKAKMESHKQKHVNQLQQVRNFEALVRRMTEQIRDSLDESQVLQTVTQELVQLLNLDRCQIELYSTCQTQVNITYEYTTNLPQCLGLTKQIADRPELYQPLLQKQPLQFLEIVPGWQPKLLVVAQMACPIFDTQGILGNIWLTRPTQDGFDEFEVGLVQQIANECAIAIRQGQLYQKTQAQVKELDQRERLKNEFLRTLSQELRTPITSISLAAQTLESVLTPEEILDIEIVPQLLQILHNECARESKLINDLLTLTSLEAEPNPPTLIAIDLQSWLHPIIETFRDVTNCQRQQLNLNIDRTLPLLETDITDLERIVTELLNHACKYTPAGESITISAEVTADTLELKITNSGIELTSKELSRIFEPFYHLSKHDPWKHSGTGLELALVQKMVRHLGGSISVESAAGQTSFTVKFPL; the protein is encoded by the coding sequence ATGAACATAAATCCGACTGAATCAACTATAGAGCTGACACAACTATCACCTCCCCAGATTCTATTCGGCACAGAAGTAGATAAAAAAAGTAGTAGCGAGCAGTTTCTACTGAGTATGTACGATTCTGTGCAGGCATCAATATTTGTAGTGGATGTGCTAGAAGATGGAGATTTTCGATATGTAGCACTAAATCCTACTCACGAACGGTGGATAGGTATTCGCTCAGATGATCTCCGAGGCAAAAAACCAGAGGATATTCTCTCGCCCATTGATGCTGCTAGGGTGCGTCAGCGTTATGCTGACTGTGTGCTATTTGGGAAAACTATTTCCTACGAACAATGTTTGCAATTCCAGGGAATTTCCACTTGGTGGAGTACAACCCTGACTCCATTACGGGATACTAATTCAAGGATTTATCGATTGATTGGTACTAGTAGTAATATTACTCATGTTAAGGAAGCAGAAAAAGGAGTTGAACTCCAGGCACAACGGGAGCAACTCCTAGAAGCGATCGCCGGACGAATTCACCAATCTATAGAATTAGAGACAATTCTGCATCAGACAACACAAGAACTGCGGGAGTTTTTAAAGAGCGATCGCGTGCTAATTTATCGCTTCGGTGCTGATAGTAATGGAGTAGTTATTGCCGAATCAACTGTGGCTAATAGCGATCGGCTATTGGGAAAAAATATCACTGATCCCTGCTTCGGTAGCAAATATCGAGAAAACTATACCCAGGGTTCCATTCAAGTTATTGAAGATATTCATGCAGCTGGATTACATCCTTGCCATATAGATTTCCTCGCCTCTTTGCAGGTGAGAGCCAATCTAGTCGTGCCAATTTTCTTCAAGCAAGATGTTTGGGGGCTGTTGATTGCCCAGCATTGCCACCAACCGCGTCAATGGCAGGACATAGAAACCGATCTGCTCAAGCAACTGGCAACTCAAATTGGCGTTGCCATCCAACAGGCAGAACTCCATCAGCAACTCAACGATCTCAAAGCCAAGATGGAGTCGCACAAACAAAAACACGTCAATCAGTTGCAGCAGGTGCGAAACTTTGAAGCCTTAGTGCGACGGATGACAGAACAAATCCGCGATAGCCTCGATGAAAGTCAGGTATTGCAGACAGTCACACAGGAATTAGTGCAATTACTCAACCTTGACCGTTGCCAAATTGAACTTTATAGCACCTGTCAAACCCAAGTAAATATTACTTACGAGTACACCACGAACTTACCCCAGTGCTTGGGATTAACCAAACAAATTGCAGACCGTCCCGAACTTTATCAGCCACTATTGCAAAAACAGCCTTTGCAATTTTTAGAAATTGTACCTGGATGGCAGCCAAAATTGCTGGTTGTTGCCCAGATGGCTTGTCCAATTTTCGATACTCAAGGAATTTTGGGAAATATTTGGTTGACAAGACCAACACAAGACGGATTTGATGAATTTGAAGTCGGGTTAGTGCAGCAGATAGCAAACGAATGTGCGATCGCTATTCGTCAAGGGCAACTTTACCAAAAAACCCAGGCGCAGGTAAAAGAATTAGATCAACGCGAACGACTAAAAAACGAATTTCTCAGAACCCTGTCCCAAGAACTGCGGACACCAATAACTAGCATCAGCCTCGCCGCCCAAACTCTTGAAAGTGTTCTGACACCAGAAGAAATATTAGATATAGAAATAGTTCCGCAGCTTTTACAAATTTTGCATAATGAATGTGCGCGAGAGAGCAAGTTAATTAACGACCTACTCACACTGACATCTTTAGAAGCCGAACCAAATCCCCCAACTTTGATTGCCATTGACTTACAGAGCTGGCTTCATCCCATCATTGAAACTTTTCGAGATGTTACCAACTGCCAGCGCCAGCAGTTAAACCTAAATATCGATCGCACACTCCCACTTTTAGAAACAGATATCACAGACCTAGAGCGGATTGTCACCGAACTGCTCAACCATGCGTGCAAGTACACCCCAGCAGGTGAATCCATCACAATTTCGGCTGAAGTTACAGCTGACACACTAGAACTGAAGATTACCAATTCCGGAATCGAGCTTACCAGCAAGGAACTATCGCGGATTTTTGAGCCTTTTTATCACCTTTCCAAACACGATCCTTGGAAACATAGCGGCACAGGACTGGAATTGGCATTAGTGCAGAAAATGGTCAGACATTTAGGCGGCTCAATTTCTGTAGAGAGTGCAGCAGGTCAAACCAGCTTCACCGTTAAATTTCCCCTTTAA
- a CDS encoding glycoside hydrolase family 10 protein, with product MNQVARRFFSYLLCLGLVITITFFSHSSGSVYSQKTSPLSTEIRGVWLTNVASGVLFVPWGINRALNQLSALNFNTIYPVVWNRGHTFYHSAVTKMTTGSDTQPLLKFMHGGQDVLTKIVRLAKNKDLRVIPWFEYGFMTPHYSELARRYPDWLTIGQEGINSIQDTPPEEIDNGLLNKQAWLNPLHPQVQEFIQGLIVEVVKNYDVDGIQLDDHFGMPVQFGYDHFTIELYQQEHQGKSPPTNPFNSEWMRWRADKITDFMAEIYQAVKAVKPKAKISLSPNYQAFAYKYYLQDWENWVKKGLVDELILQVYRSDKKSFIAQLEQPSVKLAQSLIPVGIGILTGTVHNPVKIPQIKAQVQTVRDRNFDGISFFYWESLWGYIVPESPQQRRKAFLDMFDAKTKGIGD from the coding sequence ATGAATCAGGTTGCACGCCGTTTTTTTTCTTATTTGCTGTGTTTGGGATTAGTAATCACCATAACATTTTTTTCACACTCTTCAGGCTCAGTTTATTCTCAAAAAACAAGTCCTTTAAGTACAGAAATTCGCGGTGTTTGGCTGACTAACGTTGCTAGTGGTGTACTATTTGTACCTTGGGGTATTAATCGCGCTCTCAATCAATTATCGGCTCTCAATTTTAATACAATTTATCCTGTAGTTTGGAACAGAGGGCATACTTTTTATCATAGTGCTGTAACCAAAATGACCACAGGTTCAGATACTCAACCTTTGCTTAAGTTCATGCACGGTGGACAGGATGTTTTAACAAAAATAGTTAGACTTGCCAAAAATAAAGACCTGAGAGTTATTCCTTGGTTTGAATATGGATTTATGACGCCCCATTATTCAGAATTAGCAAGGCGTTATCCTGACTGGTTGACAATTGGACAAGAAGGTATCAACTCTATTCAAGATACTCCACCAGAAGAAATTGACAATGGCTTACTGAATAAGCAAGCTTGGTTAAATCCTTTACATCCGCAAGTGCAAGAATTTATCCAAGGGCTAATTGTAGAAGTAGTCAAAAATTACGATGTGGATGGTATTCAACTTGACGACCACTTTGGAATGCCTGTACAGTTTGGTTACGATCACTTCACTATTGAACTTTATCAGCAAGAACATCAAGGCAAAAGTCCCCCAACCAATCCTTTTAATTCAGAATGGATGCGTTGGCGAGCAGACAAAATTACTGATTTCATGGCAGAAATCTATCAAGCTGTCAAGGCAGTTAAACCCAAAGCTAAAATATCTTTGTCTCCCAACTACCAAGCTTTTGCCTATAAATACTATTTGCAAGATTGGGAAAATTGGGTAAAAAAAGGTTTAGTTGATGAGCTAATTTTGCAGGTATATCGAAGTGACAAAAAATCTTTTATCGCTCAACTCGAACAACCATCTGTGAAATTAGCCCAAAGTCTAATTCCAGTAGGAATTGGTATATTAACGGGAACGGTGCATAATCCAGTCAAAATTCCCCAAATTAAAGCACAGGTTCAAACAGTGCGCGATCGCAATTTTGACGGGATCTCCTTTTTCTACTGGGAGAGTCTATGGGGTTACATCGTACCGGAATCGCCCCAACAGCGACGCAAAGCTTTTCTTGATATGTTTGATGCTAAAACAAAAGGGATTGGGGATTAG
- the glcD gene encoding glycolate oxidase subunit GlcD — translation MLTQDKKQRNWKPIIKAFEAVLGKNGVVQRREELITYECDGLTGYRQRPAVVVLPRTTEQVAEVVKICNQYSIPFIARGSGTGLSGGALPLLDSVLIVTSLMRQILSIDLENQRTVVQPGVINSWVTQAVSGAGFYYAPDPSSQIICSIGGNIAENSGGVHCLKYGVTTNHVLGLKIVTPEGEIVDLGGQIPEMPGYDLTGVFVGSEGTLGIATEITLRILKSAESICVLLADFTSIEAAGATVSDIISAGIIPGGMEMMDNFSINAVEDVVATNCYPRDATAILLIEIDGLEVEVAGNKQRVTEICKKNGARNVTSASDPETRLKLWKGRKAAFAAAGHLSPDYYVQDGVIPRTQLPYVLHEIEMLSEQYGYRVANVFHAGDGNLHPLILYDNSVVGALEKVEEMGGKILKLCVQVGGSISGEHGIGEEKKCYMPQMFSQVDLETMQWVRQVFNPQGLANPEKIFPTPRTCGEAANALPIKQFEGVERF, via the coding sequence ATGCTCACGCAAGATAAAAAACAACGTAACTGGAAACCGATTATCAAAGCATTCGAGGCTGTTCTTGGCAAAAATGGCGTGGTGCAACGCCGTGAAGAACTTATTACCTATGAATGCGACGGTTTAACCGGCTATCGTCAACGTCCGGCTGTGGTAGTTTTACCTAGAACTACAGAACAAGTTGCCGAAGTTGTGAAAATATGCAACCAATATTCTATCCCGTTCATCGCACGCGGTTCAGGCACCGGCCTATCTGGCGGCGCTTTGCCGTTGCTAGATTCGGTTTTAATTGTCACTTCATTAATGCGGCAAATCCTCAGCATTGATTTGGAAAATCAACGCACGGTTGTGCAACCAGGGGTGATTAATAGTTGGGTAACACAGGCTGTTAGTGGTGCTGGTTTTTACTACGCTCCCGACCCTTCCAGTCAAATAATTTGCTCTATTGGTGGAAATATTGCGGAAAATTCTGGTGGGGTACATTGTCTCAAATATGGCGTGACTACTAACCACGTTTTAGGATTAAAAATTGTCACACCAGAGGGAGAAATTGTTGATTTAGGTGGACAAATTCCAGAAATGCCTGGTTATGATTTAACGGGTGTTTTTGTTGGTTCTGAAGGTACTTTAGGAATTGCCACAGAAATTACTTTGCGAATTCTCAAAAGTGCAGAATCGATTTGTGTGCTGTTGGCAGATTTTACGAGTATTGAGGCTGCGGGAGCAACTGTTTCTGATATCATCAGCGCCGGAATTATTCCCGGTGGGATGGAAATGATGGATAATTTTAGTATCAACGCGGTTGAAGATGTTGTCGCAACTAATTGTTATCCCCGCGATGCTACTGCTATTTTGCTGATAGAAATTGACGGTTTAGAAGTTGAAGTTGCAGGCAATAAGCAGCGAGTTACAGAAATTTGTAAAAAGAATGGTGCGCGTAATGTCACTTCTGCTAGTGACCCAGAAACACGATTAAAATTGTGGAAGGGACGTAAAGCGGCTTTTGCTGCTGCTGGTCATTTAAGTCCAGATTATTATGTACAAGATGGTGTGATTCCCCGTACTCAGTTGCCTTATGTGCTGCATGAAATTGAGATGTTAAGTGAACAATATGGTTATCGAGTTGCTAATGTGTTTCACGCCGGCGATGGCAATCTTCATCCACTAATTCTGTATGATAATTCTGTGGTTGGGGCATTAGAGAAAGTTGAAGAGATGGGAGGAAAAATTCTCAAGCTTTGCGTCCAAGTTGGTGGTAGCATTTCTGGCGAACATGGCATTGGTGAAGAGAAAAAATGCTATATGCCACAAATGTTTAGTCAAGTTGATTTAGAAACTATGCAATGGGTGCGGCAAGTTTTTAATCCTCAAGGTTTAGCAAATCCTGAAAAAATATTTCCCACACCACGAACTTGTGGTGAAGCTGCAAATGCATTGCCTATCAAGCAATTTGAAGGTGTGGAAAGATTTTAA
- the vapB gene encoding type II toxin-antitoxin system VapB family antitoxin, with the protein MTFQVVDITSKLIAKLQTLAPEQQQQVLDFVEFLSEKYHQPQKSPQKRVLGLNQGEIWMSDDFNDPLPDEFWLGESEG; encoded by the coding sequence ATGACTTTCCAAGTTGTAGATATCACTTCAAAATTAATTGCCAAGCTGCAAACCTTAGCACCCGAACAGCAACAACAGGTGCTGGATTTTGTTGAATTTCTCTCAGAAAAATATCATCAGCCCCAAAAATCACCCCAGAAACGGGTACTAGGTTTAAACCAAGGTGAGATTTGGATGAGTGATGATTTTAATGACCCTTTACCTGATGAGTTTTGGTTAGGTGAAAGTGAGGGATGA
- a CDS encoding type II toxin-antitoxin system VapC family toxin, with protein sequence MKLLLDTHVIIWSAGNPEKLSQRVRNSLIDTNNFWVVSMASVWELQIKSQLGKLNLSSSLPNFIETQQRVNNLEILPIELTHIYALEALPSHHRDPFDRILIAQAIVEKIPLLSVDAIFDVYPVQRIWE encoded by the coding sequence ATGAAACTTCTATTAGACACTCACGTAATTATTTGGTCAGCAGGAAACCCAGAAAAACTATCGCAGAGAGTTAGAAATTCATTAATTGATACTAACAACTTTTGGGTAGTTAGCATGGCTAGTGTTTGGGAATTACAAATAAAATCTCAACTTGGTAAGCTAAATTTAAGCTCGTCGCTTCCTAATTTCATCGAAACTCAACAGCGAGTGAATAATCTAGAAATATTACCTATTGAATTGACTCATATCTATGCTTTAGAAGCTTTACCAAGCCATCACCGCGATCCTTTTGACCGAATTTTAATCGCTCAGGCAATAGTTGAAAAGATACCCTTGTTAAGTGTAGATGCAATCTTTGATGTATATCCAGTTCAAAGGATATGGGAGTAA
- a CDS encoding nucleotidyltransferase domain-containing protein: MESFSELTKLSRLLNDFKQPWFIAGGWAIDLFIGDVTRVHKDIEIAIFRKDQSSLREYLFGWKFSKVVNGKMEPWNEDEWLELPIHEIHAHTKNALFSELEILFDESSESEWRFRRNVNVARPLSMIRLRSDIGVPFLAPEIVLLYKAKNPRSKDEDDFYRVSRLLDEERQVWLKQAITLCHPGHHWLGELHAS, translated from the coding sequence ATGGAATCTTTTTCAGAACTTACGAAGCTTTCTAGGCTCCTAAATGATTTCAAACAACCCTGGTTCATAGCAGGTGGATGGGCGATAGATCTTTTTATAGGAGATGTAACTAGGGTACATAAAGATATAGAAATTGCAATATTTAGGAAAGACCAAAGCAGCCTGCGAGAATATTTATTTGGCTGGAAATTTAGTAAGGTTGTTAATGGAAAAATGGAGCCTTGGAATGAAGATGAATGGCTAGAGTTACCGATACATGAAATTCATGCTCATACTAAAAATGCTTTATTCTCGGAACTAGAGATTCTGTTCGATGAGTCTTCAGAAAGTGAGTGGAGGTTTCGCAGAAATGTTAATGTTGCACGTCCATTATCAATGATTCGGTTACGTTCTGATATTGGTGTACCGTTCCTTGCTCCGGAAATTGTACTCTTATACAAAGCCAAGAATCCCAGGTCTAAAGATGAAGATGATTTTTATCGTGTATCCAGGTTACTTGATGAAGAACGTCAAGTTTGGCTTAAGCAAGCAATAACACTGTGTCACCCCGGACACCATTGGCTTGGAGAACTTCACGCTAGCTGA
- a CDS encoding Uma2 family endonuclease: MVNQLLINDDDYYVPDANQLVTEDDTPVDNFASAKQQRLLVSSLYSSLQQTFLAEANVGIYYTDLQPPIVPDVFLSLDVQVPENWWEKQNRCYMVWRFGKPPEVVLEIVSNKEGDELGKKLQIYEHMRASYYIVYDPNQQLGEKVLRVYELRGRRYFESEETWLEQVGLGVTLWEGEFEGRQDTWLRWCYQDGTVLPTGDERASQAEQRASEAEQRAQILAERLRAMGIDPDTI; this comes from the coding sequence ATGGTTAATCAACTTTTAATCAATGATGATGATTACTATGTGCCAGATGCTAACCAGTTAGTAACTGAAGATGATACACCTGTGGACAATTTTGCATCTGCCAAACAACAACGCCTTTTAGTGAGTTCTCTTTACAGTTCTCTACAACAGACTTTTTTAGCTGAAGCTAATGTGGGCATTTACTACACAGACCTTCAGCCTCCCATTGTACCTGATGTCTTTCTCAGCTTGGATGTGCAAGTGCCTGAAAATTGGTGGGAAAAACAAAATCGTTGCTATATGGTTTGGCGTTTTGGTAAACCTCCGGAAGTTGTCCTGGAAATTGTATCTAACAAAGAAGGTGATGAACTGGGCAAAAAGCTGCAAATTTATGAACATATGCGGGCTAGTTACTACATCGTATATGACCCGAATCAGCAATTAGGAGAAAAAGTACTACGCGTTTATGAACTCAGGGGAAGACGTTACTTTGAAAGTGAAGAAACTTGGTTAGAACAAGTGGGTTTAGGTGTAACTTTATGGGAAGGTGAATTTGAAGGTAGACAGGATACTTGGTTACGCTGGTGCTACCAAGATGGAACTGTTTTACCAACTGGAGATGAACGCGCTTCTCAAGCTGAACAACGTGCTTCCGAAGCAGAACAACGCGCCCAAATTCTAGCAGAAAGGCTACGAGCTATGGGCATTGATCCCGACACTATCTAA
- the miaA gene encoding tRNA (adenosine(37)-N6)-dimethylallyltransferase MiaA, producing the protein MTKLTKLIVICGATATGKSGLALALAMRLGSVILSADSRQVYREFDIGTAKPTIAEQKLVPHYLIDICEPTDTMTVADYQQQAQALINSPPSPSSPSSPSSSSSPPVFMVGGTGLYIRSIVQGMKIPRVAPQSELRSQLESLGQNQLYAMLQQVDPVAAQKIHANDSVRTLRALEVYYVTGIPISEQQGENPPNYPILQIGLDCDLEQLGARIQQRTEQMIANGLVAEVEYLCQKHGADLPLLNTLGYQEIKQYLARDISLDEAKELTVLHTRQFAKRQRTWFRAYQQIEWFDADDPDLLEKVWQRINEFINCTSS; encoded by the coding sequence ATGACAAAATTAACAAAATTAATTGTAATTTGTGGGGCAACGGCAACGGGTAAGTCAGGTTTGGCTTTGGCCTTGGCGATGCGGTTAGGTTCAGTAATTCTCAGTGCTGATTCACGTCAAGTTTACCGTGAGTTTGATATTGGCACGGCTAAGCCAACTATCGCTGAACAAAAATTAGTGCCGCACTATTTAATAGATATCTGCGAGCCAACAGACACGATGACAGTAGCAGACTACCAACAGCAAGCGCAAGCCTTAATTAATTCTCCCCCATCTCCCTCATCTCCCTCATCTCCCTCATCTTCCTCATCCCCCCCAGTCTTCATGGTTGGTGGTACTGGTTTATATATACGTTCTATTGTCCAAGGGATGAAAATTCCTCGGGTGGCACCGCAAAGTGAATTGCGATCGCAACTTGAATCTCTAGGTCAAAATCAACTCTATGCAATGTTACAACAAGTCGATCCTGTTGCCGCACAAAAAATTCATGCTAATGATTCGGTGCGAACTTTACGAGCGTTAGAAGTATATTATGTAACTGGAATTCCAATTTCAGAACAGCAAGGGGAAAATCCACCAAATTATCCGATTTTGCAAATTGGGTTGGATTGCGATCTTGAACAGTTGGGCGCTCGTATTCAACAGCGTACTGAACAAATGATCGCAAATGGTTTGGTTGCTGAAGTGGAATATCTTTGTCAAAAACATGGTGCTGATTTGCCTTTATTGAACACTTTGGGCTATCAAGAAATCAAGCAATATTTAGCTAGAGATATTTCTTTGGACGAAGCGAAAGAATTAACGGTTTTGCATACAAGACAATTTGCCAAACGACAACGCACTTGGTTTAGAGCATATCAACAAATTGAGTGGTTTGATGCGGATGATCCTGATTTATTAGAGAAGGTTTGGCAGCGAATAAATGAGTTTATAAATTGCACTAGTTCGTGA